The Myotis daubentonii chromosome 21, mMyoDau2.1, whole genome shotgun sequence genome window below encodes:
- the LOC132223076 gene encoding TERF1-interacting nuclear factor 2-like, translating to MAEPPGAGPAALRLAAAASWRAVRGRYVEYFPRVLEFLRCLRAAAPGLVRYRHHERLCMGLKAKVVVELILQGRRWAHVLNSLYLHFPVSGPTVVRDPKATEQDLKIISEAQEAFRQQVKLLAEAPEDLDWKLLELEQEYGEPFLAAMEKLFFEYLCRLEKALPTPHTEQLQDVLSWMQPGISITSSFALSQYSVDMGWPLPECSVTNSMNMSESMEPSPPQQPRPALHQPVPKSNSGPHRPQGPASRKHPEPLAGHHFNLAPLGQRKTHAQWTSTRNRKERGTHTAVPAGDVGTKAASTGKSRSPSQTLGGKTVKENPADLSASEQKAVSSISVQPCHDQRGLGFGL from the exons ATGGCTGAGCCCCCGGGTGCTGGCCCCGCTGCCCTGCGCTTAGCTGCCGCCGCCAGCTGGAGGGCCGTGCGCGGACGCTACGTGGAATACTTTCCGCGAGTGTTGGAGTTTCTGCGGTGCCTGCGCGCTGCTGCTCCCGGCTTGGTTCGCTACCGCCACCACGAGCGCCTGTGCATGGGCCTAAAGGCCAAG GTGGTGGTGGAGCTGATCCTCCAGGGCCGGCGTTGGGCCCACGTTCTGAATTCCTTGTATCTCCACTTTCCAGTGTCTGGACCTACTGTAGTGCGGGACCCCAAAGCT ACAGAACAGGATCTGAAGATCATCTCCGAGGCACAGGAAGCCTTTCGCCAGCAGGTGAAGCTGCTGGCAGAGGCCCCTGAGGATTTGGATTGGAAGTTACTG GAACTTGAACAAGAGTATGGGGAGCCCTTTCTAGCTGCCATGGAAAAGCTATTTTTTGAATACTTGTGTCGGCTGGAAAAAGCACTGCCTACCCCCCACACAGAGCAG CTTCAGGATGTGCTGAGCTGGATGCAGCCTGGGATTTCTATCACATCTTCTTTTGCTTTGAGCCAATATAGTGTGGACATGGGGTGGCCACTTCCAG agtGCTCTGTGACTAATTCAATGAACATGTCAGAGTCCATGGAGCCCAGTCCTCCTCAGCAACCAAGACCAGCACTCCATCAACCTGTGCCAAAAAGCAACTCTGGCCCACACCGTCCTCAGGGACCAGCCTCAAGAAAGCACCCAGAACCTTTGGCTGGCCACCACTTCAACTTGGCTCCTCTAGGCCAGCGAAAAACCCACGCCCAGTGGACATCCACGAGG AACAGGAAAGAACGAGGGACACACACAGCAGTTCCAGCAGGTGATGTGGGCACGAAAGCAGCCTCCACTGGAAAGTCTAGGAGTCCATCCCAGACCCTGGGTGGAAAGACTGTGAAGGAGAACCCAGCTGACTTGTCCGCCTCGGAGCAAAAGGC TGTGTCTTCCATCTCTGTGCAGCCCTGTCATGACCAGAGGGGACTTGGTTTTGGACTCTGA